In Zobellia roscoffensis, the following are encoded in one genomic region:
- a CDS encoding M4 family metallopeptidase yields MRSTLYITTIIFTFFMAVTVTAQDTFDDKKRENNTTINKDAVKKFNALKIAKDKKRSTATGRTNYQMPTVFNTDYNKGKYKHKVTNTSEDGTPLFIKSKANKEVASVVAKQSSEDVAKDYLVDVKEFIQIKKPETEFAEISNKIDVLGQRHIKMQQVFKGVKVYGSEVILHFDKSNKVSALNGRNKPTPVIENTTPKLTVQDALKVVERDLGVSLSEAPVKRFGFILDSKYEEELLIFPFEGENILTRHLTVHPNIKDRWEYFVDAQSGRILEKRYHTCSFYHKYEDEKTNHNHAALVGPPTTGSGTDLNGVNRQLKTHGEDGVNYMINTSESMFNASQSKLPDNPVGAIVTLDLKNKPPEEGAKFYHVTTTGSTWNDPIAVSAHYNSEVAYNFFKNTFNRNSINGQGGTIISVINVSDENEEGFDNAFWNGKAMFYGNGKNAFSPFAGALDVGGHEMSHGVIEATANLEYKDQSGAINESFADIFGAMIDREDWLIGEDVVNTQYFVSGAMRDMQNPNNGVNQGEIGWQPKDMTEFYSGSEDNGGVHRNSGIVNRAYYLIATDIGKDKAEQIYYRALETYLTVSSQFIDLRIAIIQSATDLHGENSQEVEAAKTAFDTVGITEGEATETDNDIPTVDGDEFILSLDIRDTDPYTLYASDTEVTTYYQLTTTGVFRKPNVADDGSFAIYITDENKVNMLSLDLNAPQEEVVSDESIWGGVALSKDGTKLAMIFNDQSNVIYISDLISGEFKEFELYNPTSADGITTGEVLYPDALEWDYSGEYLIYDALNRLNNANGEDIEYWDVGALHVWDNSSKTFGSGAIQKIFSNLPEGVNIGNPSFSKTSGNILAFDYFDTLENTYKVITANIETGASEVVYENNKLGFPNYSKNDDKIIFDTYNGSDEDIMSIDMATDKITPTGNVVELIPNGKWGVWYTVGSRSTLSNEKEITDFRFNVTAPSAVGAINGNNITIELPDNINPQNLVATFAHSGRATVSVAGVTQQSGVTINDFTNPVIYTVTAEDGSTKDFTVSLGNSTHTDPNDSDGDGVVNADDLCPNTPFGAIVDVTGCEIFSLPSNNFTVSSKGESCLGSNNGNITINANADYNYIATLTGNGVSKNNNFTSSVSFSGLESGIYTVCITLNGQSGYKNCYDVRVAAPEALTVTSKVNLSAKSVTLKLGGADEYTISLNEETIITAESEITLPVYAAKAKLSVATDKNCQGVHEEILDFEEQIIIYPNPVKDGKISVALGKTSEEPVPIQLNTFDGKMVLQEVIEPNTSTIKIDANRLTAGVYVLSVQINGDSRTFKIIKQ; encoded by the coding sequence ATGAGAAGCACACTATATATAACCACCATTATTTTTACCTTTTTTATGGCGGTGACAGTTACCGCACAAGATACTTTTGATGATAAAAAACGTGAAAACAATACAACAATTAATAAAGATGCTGTAAAGAAGTTTAATGCATTAAAAATAGCGAAAGATAAAAAGAGGTCTACAGCAACAGGGCGAACTAATTATCAGATGCCCACAGTCTTTAATACGGATTATAACAAAGGTAAATACAAGCATAAGGTTACTAATACATCTGAAGACGGAACGCCTCTATTCATTAAGAGCAAGGCAAATAAAGAAGTAGCCTCTGTGGTAGCTAAACAATCATCAGAAGATGTAGCAAAAGACTATTTGGTTGATGTTAAGGAATTTATTCAAATAAAAAAACCTGAAACTGAGTTTGCTGAAATATCTAATAAAATTGATGTTTTAGGGCAGAGGCATATTAAAATGCAACAAGTTTTTAAAGGGGTTAAAGTATATGGAAGTGAGGTAATTCTACATTTTGATAAAAGTAATAAAGTAAGTGCCTTAAACGGAAGGAATAAACCTACGCCAGTTATTGAAAACACCACTCCAAAACTAACGGTGCAAGACGCTTTAAAGGTTGTAGAAAGAGATTTAGGCGTATCACTTTCTGAAGCACCTGTAAAACGTTTTGGATTTATACTGGATTCAAAATACGAAGAAGAACTATTGATTTTTCCATTTGAAGGCGAGAATATTCTAACTAGACATTTAACGGTACACCCGAATATAAAAGATAGGTGGGAGTATTTTGTTGATGCACAATCCGGCCGTATTCTAGAAAAGCGCTACCATACCTGTAGTTTTTACCATAAGTACGAGGATGAAAAAACAAACCATAACCATGCTGCATTGGTAGGACCACCAACAACCGGTTCAGGAACTGATTTAAACGGGGTAAACAGACAGTTGAAAACACATGGTGAAGATGGTGTAAACTACATGATCAACACTTCTGAATCTATGTTCAATGCTAGTCAATCAAAACTGCCAGATAATCCGGTTGGGGCCATAGTGACACTTGATTTGAAAAATAAACCACCAGAGGAAGGAGCAAAATTTTATCATGTAACAACTACAGGAAGCACTTGGAATGACCCTATAGCGGTATCTGCGCATTATAATTCTGAGGTGGCCTATAATTTTTTTAAAAATACGTTTAACAGAAATTCTATTAATGGACAAGGAGGTACGATAATTTCGGTAATAAATGTATCTGATGAAAATGAAGAAGGATTTGACAATGCCTTTTGGAACGGAAAAGCCATGTTTTATGGCAATGGTAAAAATGCGTTTAGCCCTTTTGCAGGAGCCTTAGATGTTGGTGGTCATGAAATGTCTCACGGTGTCATTGAGGCTACCGCAAACCTAGAGTATAAGGATCAGTCAGGCGCGATCAATGAATCTTTTGCAGATATTTTCGGCGCTATGATTGACAGAGAGGATTGGTTGATAGGCGAAGATGTAGTCAATACCCAGTATTTTGTTTCTGGAGCTATGCGCGATATGCAAAACCCTAATAACGGGGTCAATCAAGGAGAAATAGGTTGGCAGCCAAAAGATATGACAGAGTTCTATTCCGGGTCGGAAGATAACGGAGGGGTCCACAGAAATAGTGGCATCGTAAACAGAGCCTATTATTTAATCGCTACTGATATAGGAAAGGACAAAGCGGAACAAATTTATTACCGAGCATTAGAGACCTATTTGACAGTATCCTCTCAATTTATAGATTTAAGAATTGCCATCATTCAATCCGCTACTGACCTGCATGGCGAGAATTCACAAGAGGTTGAAGCCGCAAAAACGGCATTTGATACGGTAGGTATTACTGAGGGTGAAGCTACGGAAACGGATAATGACATACCAACGGTTGATGGTGATGAGTTTATTTTAAGTTTGGATATTAGAGATACCGATCCTTATACTTTGTACGCTTCCGATACTGAGGTTACTACGTATTATCAATTAACAACCACTGGAGTTTTTAGAAAACCTAATGTTGCGGACGATGGTAGTTTTGCCATCTATATTACGGACGAGAATAAAGTCAATATGCTGTCTTTGGATTTGAATGCTCCACAAGAAGAAGTGGTTTCTGATGAATCGATTTGGGGTGGGGTGGCACTCTCAAAAGATGGTACCAAACTAGCTATGATCTTTAATGACCAGTCTAATGTTATTTACATATCGGATTTGATAAGTGGTGAATTCAAGGAGTTTGAATTGTACAACCCTACTTCTGCAGATGGCATAACCACGGGAGAGGTATTATATCCCGATGCCCTAGAGTGGGATTACTCAGGCGAGTATTTGATATATGACGCTTTAAACCGATTAAATAACGCGAACGGTGAAGATATTGAGTATTGGGATGTTGGTGCGCTGCATGTATGGGATAATAGCTCTAAAACATTTGGTAGTGGAGCTATTCAAAAAATATTCTCCAACTTACCCGAAGGTGTAAATATCGGTAACCCTTCCTTCTCAAAAACCTCTGGCAACATTCTGGCTTTTGATTATTTCGATACTCTTGAAAATACGTATAAGGTAATCACGGCAAATATTGAAACAGGTGCATCGGAAGTCGTATATGAAAACAACAAATTGGGCTTTCCCAATTATTCTAAAAACGATGATAAAATCATATTTGACACCTATAACGGAAGCGATGAAGATATCATGTCCATTGACATGGCAACGGATAAAATAACACCTACCGGTAATGTAGTAGAATTGATTCCCAATGGTAAATGGGGCGTGTGGTATACAGTTGGGTCTAGAAGCACGCTAAGTAATGAAAAGGAAATAACGGATTTTAGATTTAATGTAACTGCGCCATCAGCAGTTGGGGCTATCAACGGAAATAACATTACCATAGAACTACCGGATAACATCAACCCTCAAAATTTAGTGGCCACATTTGCCCATTCCGGTAGGGCAACGGTTTCCGTTGCGGGAGTCACTCAACAGAGCGGGGTTACTATAAATGATTTTACTAATCCTGTTATTTATACGGTGACTGCGGAAGATGGGTCTACTAAAGATTTTACGGTAAGTCTTGGCAATAGTACCCATACTGATCCTAATGATAGTGATGGCGATGGCGTTGTAAATGCAGATGATCTATGCCCTAATACACCATTTGGTGCTATAGTAGATGTTACAGGTTGTGAAATATTCTCATTGCCTAGCAATAATTTTACGGTTTCTTCTAAGGGAGAATCTTGCTTGGGAAGTAATAATGGGAATATTACAATTAATGCAAACGCTGACTATAACTATATAGCAACATTGACCGGAAACGGAGTGAGTAAAAACAACAATTTTACAAGCTCTGTTTCTTTTTCAGGTTTGGAGAGTGGCATCTATACAGTTTGCATAACGTTAAATGGGCAGTCCGGTTATAAGAACTGCTACGATGTTAGGGTAGCTGCACCGGAAGCACTTACGGTAACTTCAAAAGTGAACTTAAGTGCAAAATCGGTGACCCTAAAGTTAGGCGGTGCCGATGAATATACGATTTCACTTAATGAAGAAACTATAATAACTGCAGAGTCTGAGATAACGCTGCCAGTCTATGCGGCAAAAGCAAAACTTTCGGTAGCCACAGATAAGAATTGCCAAGGAGTTCATGAGGAAATCCTAGATTTTGAAGAGCAAATAATTATCTACCCTAACCCTGTGAAAGATGGAAAAATTTCCGTTGCGTTGGGTAAAACGTCTGAAGAACCTGTACCCATTCAATTAAACACTTTTGATGGTAAAATGGTATTACAAGAAGTAATAGAACCCAATACTAGTACTATAAAGATTGATGCAAACAGACTAACGGCAGGAGTTTATGTATTG